Proteins from one Cicer arietinum cultivar CDC Frontier isolate Library 1 chromosome 3, Cicar.CDCFrontier_v2.0, whole genome shotgun sequence genomic window:
- the LOC101512613 gene encoding protein STRICTOSIDINE SYNTHASE-LIKE 2-like, which translates to MRLQLHLTAAVVAFTVTAWLSYNRGFGTYKDEVMDGNSDVWQYETVIPIENGLGPESFAFDPHGEGPYTGVSDGRIIKWHRMRKSWTNFAATSSHRDNVDECGGPHKEHPKKEHICGRPLGLCFNVASGELYVADAYMGLVAIKPNGGTARKVISHEVEGEPLPFTNSLDIDQLTGTVYFTSSSSKYQRRNYVSVIVSGEKSGRLIKYEPESGQISVLLKNLTFANGVALSKDGEYILIVETTNCRVLRYWLETSKAGTLEVFANLPGFPDNIKRSPRGGFWVGIYSRRQKFIQWILSYPWIGKGLVMLPLDITNIYSYLAKLKGSYGLAIRLSEEGDVLEIFEHKSGNRSSISEVEERDGVLWVGSVDAPFAAKYKTLVSQG; encoded by the exons ATGAGGCTTCAACTGCACCTCACGGCGGCCGTTGTGGCATTTACCGTAACTGCATGGTTATCATACAACCGCGGCTTTGGAACATATAAGGATGAGGTCATGGACGGTAATTCCGATGTTTGGCAATACGAGACGGTAATTCCGATTGAAAACGGTCTTGGACCAGAGAGTTTCGCCTTCGACCCTCACGGTGAAGGACCTTACACCGGCGTTTCCGACGGTCGAATCATCAAATGGCACCGCATGCGGAAGAGTTGGACCAATTTTGCCGCCACTTCTTCACACAG AGATAATGTTGATGAGTGTGGAGGACCACATAAGGAGCATCCAAAGAAAGAGCACATATGCGGGCGCCCACTTGGGCTTTGCTTCAACGTAGCATCAGGTGAACTTTATGTTGCTGATGCATACATGGGCCTAGTTGCAATTAAGCCCAATGGGGGCACCGCTAGAAAAGTCATATCCCATGAAGTAGAAGGGGAACCCTTGCCTTTTACAAATAGTTTGGATATTGATCAACTAACTGGAACAGTGTACTTTACCAGTAGCAGTTCTAAATACCAGAGAAG GAATTATGTGTCTGTGATTGTAAGCGGTGAAAAATCAGGGAGGTTAATAAAATACGAACCAGAAAGTGGACAAATTAGTGTTCTTCTAAAGAATCTCACATTTGCAAATGGGGTAGCACTTAGCAAAGATGGTGAATATATTCTAATAGTAGAGACAACAAACTGCAGGGTATTGAGGTATTGGTTAGAAACATCAAAAGCAGGAACATTGGAAGTCTTTGCTAATCTACCAGGTTTCCCAGACAACATAAAACGGAGTCCAAGAGGGGGATTTTGGGTTGGAATTTATTCAAGAAGACAAAAATTTATCCAATGGATTTTATCATATCCTTGGATAGGAAAAGGGTTGGTTATGCTTCCTTTGGACATAACAAACATTTATTCATATTTGGCTAAGCTGAAAGGAAGTTATGGATTGGCAATAAGGCTAAGTGAGGAGGGTGATGTGTTGGAAATTTTTGAACATAAAAGTGGAAATAGAAGTTCTATTAGTGAAGTGGAGGAAAGAGATGGTGTATTATGGGTTGGATCAGTTGATGCACCTTTTGCTGCTAAGTATAAAACTCTTGTGTCACAAGGATAA
- the LOC101512920 gene encoding uncharacterized protein, which produces MAVMSGFRILTSKSRSLTSLNKWWRSASYSSTAVAATEEQDHSSAYLKDYADYRRSLYGQITHKALLVDAVGTLVIPSQPMAQIYRKIGEKYGVEYSEDEILHRYRRAYSQPWGKSRLRYVNDGRPFWQYIVSCSTGCSDSQYFEELYNYYTTDKAWHLCDPNAEVVFRTLRKSGVKLAVVSNFDTRLRPLLKALNCDDWFDAVAVSAEVEAEKPNPTIFLKACELLGVKPEDAVHVGDDRRNDVWGARDAGCDAWLWGSDVHSFKEVAQRIGIDF; this is translated from the exons ATGGCCGTGATGAGTGGTTTCAGGATTCTAACTTCGAAATCGAGATCGCTGACGTCTCTTAACAAATGGTGGCGGTCGGCGTCGTACTCTTCGACGGCGGTGGCGGCTACTGAGGAACAAGATCATAGCAGTGCGTATTTGAAAGATTATGCTGATTATAGAAGATCGCTTTACGGTCAAATTACTCATAAAGCTCTTCTTGTTGATGCTGTTGGTACTCTTGTTATTCCTTCTCAACCCATGGCTCAG ATATATAGGAAAATTGGGGAGAAATATGGTGTGGAGTATTCAGAGGATGAAATATTGCATAGATACAGAAGAGCTTATAGTCAGCCTTGGGGTAAATCTCGTCTCAG ATATGTTAATGACGGCAGACCTTTCTGGCAATACATAGTTAGTTGTTCTACTGGCTGTTCCGATTCTCAATACTTTGAAGAACTTTATAACTACTATACAACAGACAAA GCATGGCACCTATGCGACCCTAATGCAGAAGTAGTATTCAGAACTCTTAGAAAATCAGGTGTAAAGTTGGCTGttgtatcaaattttgacaCTCGGTTAAGACCTCTCCTGAAGGCATTAAACTGTGATGATTGGTTTGATGCTGTAGCAGTATCGGCTGAG GTTGAAGCAGAGAAACCAAATCCAACTATATTTCTTAAAGCATGTGAATTGTTGGGTGTGAAACCTGAGGATGCTGTTCATGTTGGGGATGATCGTCGAAATGACGTATGGGGTGCTAGAGATGCAGGCTGTGATGCTTGGCTTTGGGGAAGTGATGTTCACTCTTTTAAGGAG GTAGCACAGAGGATTGGGATCGATTTCTGA
- the LOC101513248 gene encoding transcription factor bHLH100: MVAFCSPQLSYSNMGWLLEEVEAESLLLSHKKNYVSLDYSLPHQFSSQKQHVEIERTSPSPSPNLVVKKLNHNASERDRRKKINSLISSLRSLLPGEDHTKKMSIPVTISRVLKYIPELQKQVEGLIKQKEELLSRISRQEYKVNKESQKKIPNYNSSFVVSTSRLNDTELAIHISSYEAHKIPLSEILLCLEDNGLFLLNSSSSKTFGGRLFYNLHFQVTKTQILESDVLIQKLLSIYEKQRSNQFRLGTSVR; the protein is encoded by the exons ATGGTTGCATTTTGCTCTCCTCAATTATCATATTCAAACATGGGTTGGCTCTTAGAGGAGGTAGAGGCAGAGTCCTTATTATTAAGCCATAAGAAGAACTATGTATCATTAGATTACTCATTACCGCATCAATTCTCTTCACAAAAGCAACATGTTGAGATTGAAAGAAcatcaccatcaccatcaccTAACCTTGTAGTGAAGAAGCTTAACCACAATGCTAGTGAACGTGATAGACGCAAGAAGATCAATAGCTTGATTTCTTCACTTCGTTCACTTCTTCCCGGGGAAGATCATACG AAAAAAATGAGCATTCCGGTAACAATTTCGAGAGTGTTAAAATACATACCGGAATTACAAAAGCAAGTGGAAGGACTAATTAAGCAAAAAGAAGAGCTTCTATCAAGAATTTCACGGCAAGAATATAAAGTGAACAAAGAATCACAAAAGAAAATTCCAAATTACAATTCTTCTTTTGTAGTTTCAACAAGTAGGCTTAATGATACTGAGCTTGCTATTCATATTTCGTCTTATGAGGCCCATAAGATTCCACTATCTGAGATCTTGTTGTGTTTAGAAGATAATGGGCTTTTTCTAttaaattcttcttcttctaaaacTTTTGGAGGAAGGCTCTTCTATAACTTGCATTTTCAG GTGACGAAAACTCAAATATTAGAGTCTGATGTTCTAATTCAGAAGCTTTTGTCAATATACGAGAAGCAGCGAAGTAATCAATTTAGGTTGGGAACTAGTGTTAGATAA